Part of the Corynebacterium efficiens YS-314 genome is shown below.
AACGCCCCGGTGAAGGCCCTGGCCAACTGGCGGCATGTGCACAACTTCGTGGATCAGGACGGGGGCACCCTGATCACGGATTCGGTGAGTACCCGTGTCCCTGGCATCGCACTGACGAGCATGTTCGCCTACCGGCAACACCAGCTGCTGGAGGACATGCTGGCCCTGCAGCGCTTCCGGGAGCTCGGCGACGACACCCCGCTGAACATCGCCATGACAGGATCCAGGGGCCTGATCGGCCGGGCCCTGACCGGCCAGTTACAGACCGGTGGTCACACGGTGGTCCAGCTCGTGCGGGGAGAGGCAAAACCGGGGCAGCGCACCTGGGACCCGGAGCACCCGGCGCCCGAGCTTCTCGACGGCATCGACGTGCTCATCCACCTCGCGGGTGAACCCATCTTCGGTCGCTTCAACGACTCCCACAAGGATGCCATCCGGAACTCACGTGTGAAACCGACCCGGAAGCTGGCTGAACTGGTGGCGTCCTCCGAGTCCTGTCACACAATGGTGTCGGCCTCCGCGATCGGTTTCTATGGTCCCGACCGCGGGGATGAGGAACTGAGCGAGCAGTCCCCCACCGGTGGCGGATTCCTCGCCGATGTGGTCCGGGGATGGGAAAAGTCCACCGAACCCGCCTCGCAGGCGGGAAAGCGGGTGGTGATGATCCGCACCGGCGTGGCACTCAGTGGCCGCGGTGGCATGCTGCCTGTTCTCAAAACCCTGTTCTCCACCGGCCTGGGTGGGCAGTTCGGCGACGGCAGCAACTGGTTCAGCTGGATCGCACTCGATGACCTCACCGACATCTTCTACCGCGCTGTGATCGACAGGAATGTCTCCGGCCCCATCAACGCCACCGCACCCAACCCGGTGACCAATGAGGAGATGACCAGGGTACTGGCCTCCCAGCTCCACCGCCCCGCGTTCTTCCAGATCCCCACTATCGGCCCCAAGATCATCCTCGGCCGGCAGGGCGCGGAGGAACTGGCACTGTCGAACCAGAAGGTTCTGCCCACCGCGCTGCAGGAACTCGGCCATGTCTTCCGCTACACCACCATCGATGCCGCCATCGCACACGAACTCGGTGGTGAGGAGCTGGCGGATGCCGCAGCCACCCGTGACCAGGTGGCTCTGGAGGCGAATGAAAAGAAACAGGCACGCCTCTCAGCCAGGGCGGCACGTCGGGCCGCAAAGGTTGAGGAGACAACCCAGGACACCGATGACGCCGAGGTGGAGGAGACGATCCGCACCTCCATCCTCGACTTCAGACGTCGGCGCAACGGCTGATCACCCGGCCGGTAGGGTGGAGGGCTGAAGAAAACATCAACTCCCGTTAGGACACAGATTCCACAGTGACTGCAGCTGACTCACCCCACGACATCACGGCGTTCCGCCTGGATGCGGTGACGAGGATCCTCGATGACGAGAACCTCAACTACCGCGTCGAACAACTCGACGGCACCGATGTGGTCCGTACCGGTTTCATCAACTCCGCCATCAGCTTCATCGCCATCGACGGTGGTCTCACCATGGAGGCGATGTGGCGTGGAGCCCCGGCAACGGACCAGGCCTCGGTTGTGCTGGCTGCCGTCAACGAATGGAACCTCACCCAGTTCGCCCCCACCCTGCGCTTCTTCGAGATGCAGCAGGACACCATCGCCATCAACGCCATCCGCCACCTCACCACCACCGCGGGACTCAGCCACAACCAGGTCGGTGCCTTCATCATGAGCTCACTGGAGGCAACCACCAGCGCCTTCGACTGGCTCGAGCAGCAGTTTCCCGACCTTGTCACCTGGAAGGATGACCACGATGACCAGCACTAACACCCCCAGGCCCATCGCTGTCACCCTCGACCGTGTGGTCGCCATCATGAGGGAATTCGGGATCGAGCTGTCCGTCGCCGACAGCCAGGGCAAGAACGCCTCGGTGGCCACCGCAAACCTCAACGGCTACCCCGTCATGTTCGCGCTGCTGGACTCCGTGCTCATCGTACGCACCGACAAGGCCACCGACACCACCATCGCCGACGGGGATCCCCGCTGGCACCTCGGCTGCAACCAGGTCAACTGCTTCAACTTCGCGGCGAAGGCAGTGGTCATGGACCGCACGGACAAGGCCGTGGTGCGCGCCGAGAAGGACATCCCCATCGCCGCGGGGCTCAATGACATCCAGCTGTCTGCCATGCTGAAGAACGCCATCGACCATGTTCTGGCCATTCAGGATGCGGTGGAGAAGGCCGCCGGGGATTACACCATCGGTTAACTCCGCGGAGACGGAAATGGCCGGTTCCAGGAGTCTGGAACCGGCCACTTTCAGCGCTGACGGGGATCAGGGACGGGAATCCTCCGCCTCATCCTCTGCGGGTAGCTCCTCGGAGTCATCCCAGGGGGCAACCGGAGCGTCAGACCCGGACACCGCGCCGGGGTTGGCCGCCCGCTCACGAAGCTCATCGACCTTGGAGGCCATGTTGTCGAGGGTTGCGTTGATGTAGGCGCCAGCCTTATCCGTGGAGTACTGGGAGGCAATCTCCACTGCCTCCACCACGGCGGTGGTCACGGGAACATCCGGGTTGTAGAGCATCTCCCAGCACGCCACCCGCAGCACGGCGCGGTCGACGGAGGGGAGGCGTTCCAGCAGCCAGGTGTCTGCGATGTGCTCGGAGAGCAGGTCATCGATGGTGTCCAGTTCCACGGCAACACCGTTGATGATGGCCTCGGTGTATTCGGCCACCGGTGCCACGACGGGATCGACGGCGTTGGACAGTGTCTTGCGGTCATCGATGATCGCCACCGGGTCCACGTCACGGGACTCTGCCTCGAAGAGGATGTCCACGGCACGACGACGTGCCTTGTAACGGGCTCCATGGCGTTTATAACCTTGTCGACTCTCGCTCACGTTGAGTTCTCTTTGTTCCTGTTCAGATGAGGGATGGATGGGGGGATTCCCCGGGATGCAGCTTAGTTGTTGACGCGGGAGAGGTAGGAACCGTCGCGGGTATCCACCTTCAGGACGTTGCCGGTCTCGATGAACAACGGAACCTGGATCTCGGCGCCGGTCTCGAGGGTGGCGGGCTTGGTGCCACCGGTGGAGCGGTCACCCTGCAGGCCCGGGTCGGTGTGCTCGACACGGAGGTCAACCGAGACCGGGAGCTCACCGAACAGTGCCTCACCGTCATGGAAGGACACCTGCACGCGCATGTTCTCCAGGAGGAAACGGCCGGCATCGCCGAAGGCGTCGAGGGGAAGTTCGAACTGCTCGAAGGTCTTGTCATCCATGAGGATGTAGGAGCTGCCATCGTTGTACAGGTAGGTCATGTCACGACGGTCGACGGTGGCGGTCTCAACCTTGACACCGGCGTTCCAGGTCTTGTCGACGGTCTTGCCGGTGACAACGTCCTTGAGCTTGGTGCGCACGAAGGCTGGGCCCTTGCCCGGCTTGACGTGCTGGAACTCGACGATCTGCTGCAGCTTGCCGTCGACCTTGAGGACAAGGCCGTTCTTGAAATCAGCGGTGGATGCCACGGTGATGATCTCCCTTGTGTTTGGCGTCA
Proteins encoded:
- the nusB gene encoding transcription antitermination factor NusB yields the protein MSESRQGYKRHGARYKARRRAVDILFEAESRDVDPVAIIDDRKTLSNAVDPVVAPVAEYTEAIINGVAVELDTIDDLLSEHIADTWLLERLPSVDRAVLRVACWEMLYNPDVPVTTAVVEAVEIASQYSTDKAGAYINATLDNMASKVDELRERAANPGAVSGSDAPVAPWDDSEELPAEDEAEDSRP
- a CDS encoding YbjN domain-containing protein; amino-acid sequence: MTAADSPHDITAFRLDAVTRILDDENLNYRVEQLDGTDVVRTGFINSAISFIAIDGGLTMEAMWRGAPATDQASVVLAAVNEWNLTQFAPTLRFFEMQQDTIAINAIRHLTTTAGLSHNQVGAFIMSSLEATTSAFDWLEQQFPDLVTWKDDHDDQH
- the efp gene encoding elongation factor P, giving the protein MASTADFKNGLVLKVDGKLQQIVEFQHVKPGKGPAFVRTKLKDVVTGKTVDKTWNAGVKVETATVDRRDMTYLYNDGSSYILMDDKTFEQFELPLDAFGDAGRFLLENMRVQVSFHDGEALFGELPVSVDLRVEHTDPGLQGDRSTGGTKPATLETGAEIQVPLFIETGNVLKVDTRDGSYLSRVNN
- a CDS encoding TIGR01777 family oxidoreductase is translated as MSLTTSHFIPFPREEVWDWHTRKGAVTRLSPPFVPFTPIQQAERLSDGTTIFSLPAGLKWVARHDLSGYLNGSRFTDVCVNAPVKALANWRHVHNFVDQDGGTLITDSVSTRVPGIALTSMFAYRQHQLLEDMLALQRFRELGDDTPLNIAMTGSRGLIGRALTGQLQTGGHTVVQLVRGEAKPGQRTWDPEHPAPELLDGIDVLIHLAGEPIFGRFNDSHKDAIRNSRVKPTRKLAELVASSESCHTMVSASAIGFYGPDRGDEELSEQSPTGGGFLADVVRGWEKSTEPASQAGKRVVMIRTGVALSGRGGMLPVLKTLFSTGLGGQFGDGSNWFSWIALDDLTDIFYRAVIDRNVSGPINATAPNPVTNEEMTRVLASQLHRPAFFQIPTIGPKIILGRQGAEELALSNQKVLPTALQELGHVFRYTTIDAAIAHELGGEELADAAATRDQVALEANEKKQARLSARAARRAAKVEETTQDTDDAEVEETIRTSILDFRRRRNG
- a CDS encoding YbjN domain-containing protein; its protein translation is MTTMTSTNTPRPIAVTLDRVVAIMREFGIELSVADSQGKNASVATANLNGYPVMFALLDSVLIVRTDKATDTTIADGDPRWHLGCNQVNCFNFAAKAVVMDRTDKAVVRAEKDIPIAAGLNDIQLSAMLKNAIDHVLAIQDAVEKAAGDYTIG